One segment of Gordonia terrae DNA contains the following:
- a CDS encoding HNH endonuclease signature motif containing protein: MWTDLPGEFVAGVDPGLAAETDMVLLMAGLDATRRGESYLAWHRYQTIAAMTDRLVTTSAQGFVMDGHADCAARIARQAAVSRRQAEILIDEAIALRDRLPDTADTLRDGILSQWQIRLILSRTELIPADDPIIPALDAEIADTLRRRSGVWDRARLRDMVDRLVFRHDPDAVRQRRKDAMDQRGVWTHELPDGTAELTAVMSAENVRISAKAVRVLADAVCKRDGRKRGHRQSDAMFALLTRTAFECQCADDEPCTADIPDPQSVLDAVRAEIVIHVVTDAATLAGAPGVGFLDEHGIISDEHVRDLAARPDATLSPVTPARTQPTYVARSSDDAQRRTAGRPAPDETPQSDSENYPTAAQFDDSTDATTASVAVVYPATHPGNGYRPTTSCADFVRVRDGYCTEPGCTRSAFACDLDHVSEYDHTDPARGGATSSENLNAKCRPSHLLKTHGDWVDVQYRDDDGRLVTEYETPEGVTLPGDAETLEDTFPNLRRIRFEQAAQAPPTSHIIASADNSERTTSRLDAKLARRRQERARNKRAREELDRLDPPPF; this comes from the coding sequence ATGTGGACCGATCTACCGGGCGAGTTCGTCGCCGGGGTCGATCCTGGCCTCGCGGCCGAGACCGACATGGTGTTGTTGATGGCCGGCCTCGACGCCACCCGACGCGGAGAGTCCTATCTCGCTTGGCATCGATATCAGACGATCGCGGCGATGACCGACCGGCTCGTCACCACCAGCGCGCAGGGGTTCGTGATGGACGGCCACGCCGACTGCGCCGCCCGGATCGCCCGCCAAGCCGCGGTGTCACGACGGCAGGCCGAAATCTTGATCGACGAGGCAATCGCCCTGCGTGACCGGCTTCCCGACACCGCGGATACCCTGCGTGACGGGATCCTGTCGCAGTGGCAGATCCGGCTGATCCTCTCCCGCACCGAGCTGATCCCCGCCGACGACCCCATCATCCCCGCCCTCGACGCCGAGATCGCCGATACTCTGCGCCGCCGCAGCGGTGTGTGGGATCGGGCGCGGTTGCGGGACATGGTCGACCGCCTCGTGTTCCGCCACGATCCGGATGCGGTACGCCAACGCCGCAAAGACGCGATGGACCAACGTGGGGTGTGGACCCACGAACTGCCCGACGGCACCGCCGAACTCACCGCCGTCATGTCGGCAGAGAACGTGCGGATCTCGGCAAAAGCCGTCCGCGTCCTCGCTGATGCGGTATGCAAACGAGACGGGCGCAAGCGCGGGCACCGCCAGTCCGATGCGATGTTCGCGCTGTTGACCCGCACGGCATTCGAGTGCCAGTGCGCCGACGACGAGCCCTGCACCGCGGACATCCCGGACCCGCAGAGTGTCCTCGACGCGGTGCGCGCCGAGATAGTGATTCATGTGGTGACCGATGCCGCGACCCTGGCTGGTGCGCCGGGGGTGGGGTTCCTCGATGAGCACGGCATAATCTCCGATGAGCATGTGCGTGACCTCGCGGCCCGCCCGGACGCCACGCTGTCCCCGGTCACCCCGGCCCGCACCCAACCGACCTATGTGGCCCGCAGCAGCGACGATGCGCAGCGGCGGACCGCCGGGCGCCCGGCACCAGACGAGACACCGCAGTCCGACAGCGAAAACTATCCCACCGCAGCGCAATTCGACGACTCGACCGATGCCACCACCGCATCGGTCGCAGTGGTGTATCCGGCAACCCATCCCGGCAACGGGTACCGGCCGACCACGTCGTGCGCCGATTTCGTGCGGGTGCGGGACGGCTATTGCACCGAACCCGGCTGCACCCGTTCAGCGTTCGCCTGCGATCTCGACCACGTCTCCGAATACGACCACACCGACCCTGCCCGGGGTGGGGCGACGTCGAGCGAGAACCTCAACGCCAAGTGCCGCCCCAGTCACCTCCTCAAGACCCACGGTGACTGGGTGGACGTGCAATACCGCGACGACGACGGCCGCCTGGTCACCGAATACGAGACCCCCGAAGGGGTCACCCTGCCCGGGGATGCCGAAACCCTCGAAGACACCTTCCCCAACCTGCGGCGAATCCGTTTCGAACAGGCCGCTCAAGCCCCACCCACCTCACACATCATCGCCTCCGCCGACAACTCGGAGCGCACCACCAGCCGACTGGACGCCAAACTGGCCCGCCGGCGACAAGAGCGCGCCCGGAACAAACGAGCCCGCGAAGAACTCGACCGCCTCGACCCACCACCCTTCTGA
- a CDS encoding ABC transporter permease encodes MTTVRDTPPTPATGDTRATAAQAIRLVAGREITTRAKTKSFVVSTALLMVVIIAGAIIINLFSGGDDTEKVAVVGQPSAVTESIVSVGEASGTTIATEPADTVEQARDRVNSGDVAAALVPGEAPGSYVIITKDSLEPALEGPIRTAVSQANLTAALSERGVDAATLPTVDISVTQTEPDKPDEGQRLLIAMVGVVLLVTAIMMGGTMVAVGVVEEKTSRVVELLLATIKPLHLLWGKIIGIGVVALGQVVLLGATALIAGTATGILTLPGAALGMFAAVIAWFLLGFLFFSSLYAATGAIVSRQEELNSSSAPLTFLAVAVLYSGIFGVQAMDSTLIEVLSWIPPFSAALMPMRIATGDTDAVQIIVTFGLMGAACAAATWIAARIYQRSILRTGSRIGWGEVLKLAR; translated from the coding sequence ATGACCACGGTACGCGACACCCCGCCGACACCCGCCACCGGCGATACCAGAGCCACTGCCGCACAGGCCATTCGTCTCGTCGCCGGCCGCGAGATCACCACGCGCGCCAAGACCAAGTCCTTCGTGGTGAGCACCGCACTGCTGATGGTCGTGATCATCGCCGGCGCCATCATCATCAACCTGTTCTCCGGCGGGGACGACACCGAGAAGGTCGCCGTCGTCGGTCAGCCGTCAGCGGTCACCGAGTCCATCGTGTCCGTCGGCGAGGCGTCGGGCACCACCATCGCCACCGAACCCGCCGACACCGTCGAGCAGGCGCGGGACCGCGTGAACAGCGGCGATGTGGCCGCCGCGCTCGTACCCGGTGAGGCACCCGGGTCGTACGTCATCATCACCAAGGACAGCCTCGAGCCCGCGCTCGAGGGGCCCATCAGAACCGCGGTCTCGCAGGCGAATCTGACGGCGGCACTGTCCGAACGCGGCGTCGACGCCGCCACCCTGCCGACCGTCGACATCAGCGTGACCCAGACCGAGCCGGACAAGCCCGATGAGGGACAGCGTCTGCTCATCGCCATGGTGGGCGTGGTGTTGCTGGTCACGGCGATCATGATGGGCGGCACGATGGTCGCCGTCGGCGTCGTCGAAGAGAAGACGTCGCGGGTCGTGGAGCTGTTGCTGGCGACCATCAAGCCGCTGCACCTGCTGTGGGGCAAGATCATCGGCATCGGCGTCGTCGCCCTGGGCCAGGTGGTGCTGCTCGGCGCCACCGCGTTGATCGCCGGTACCGCGACCGGAATACTTACCCTCCCGGGTGCCGCCCTCGGGATGTTCGCGGCGGTGATCGCGTGGTTCCTCCTCGGGTTCCTGTTCTTCTCTTCTCTCTACGCGGCGACCGGGGCCATCGTGTCCCGACAGGAAGAGCTGAACTCGTCGTCGGCTCCGCTGACGTTCCTCGCGGTCGCGGTGCTGTACTCGGGCATCTTCGGTGTCCAGGCGATGGATTCGACCCTAATCGAGGTGCTCAGCTGGATACCGCCGTTCAGCGCGGCCCTGATGCCGATGCGCATCGCCACCGGCGACACCGATGCCGTGCAGATCATCGTGACGTTCGGTCTGATGGGTGCGGCGTGCGCCGCCGCCACCTGGATCGCCGCGCGGATCTACCAGCGCTCCATCCTGCGCACCGGATCGCGCATCGGGTGGGGTGAGGTGCTCAAGCTCGCCCGCTGA
- a CDS encoding ABC transporter ATP-binding protein, with amino-acid sequence MTAPLIVDGLHKRYGDLVALQDMTFHVEPGEIFGFVGSNGAGKSTTMRIILGVLAADSGEVRLGDRRIDLDLRRRIGYMPEERGLYPKMKVGEQLTFLARLHGMSAAEAEESVRRWTDRLGVGARYDDNVADLSLGNQQRVQLAAALVHDPTVLVLDEPFSGLDPVAVDVMSDVLKEKAAEGIPVIFSSHQLDLVQRLCNRVGIIAKGQMRALGTVDDLRARDGVSLEITGPRADIAWAEGLPGVRNVEYGETTRLLIDPQTADDQLILSTALQHGPVHRFATSTPSLTDLFREVVSA; translated from the coding sequence GTGACCGCACCACTGATCGTCGACGGGCTCCACAAACGCTACGGAGATCTCGTCGCATTGCAGGACATGACCTTTCATGTCGAGCCCGGTGAGATCTTCGGCTTCGTCGGCAGCAACGGCGCCGGCAAGTCCACGACGATGCGCATCATCCTCGGCGTGCTCGCCGCCGATTCCGGCGAGGTGCGGCTCGGCGACCGCCGCATCGACCTCGACCTGCGCCGTCGCATCGGGTACATGCCCGAGGAGCGAGGCCTGTACCCGAAGATGAAAGTCGGCGAGCAACTCACGTTCCTCGCCCGTCTCCACGGTATGTCCGCTGCCGAGGCCGAGGAGTCGGTCCGGCGCTGGACCGACCGGCTGGGCGTCGGCGCGCGCTACGACGACAACGTCGCCGATCTCAGCCTCGGCAACCAGCAACGCGTCCAGCTCGCCGCCGCACTGGTCCACGATCCCACCGTCCTCGTGCTCGACGAGCCGTTCTCGGGCCTGGACCCGGTCGCCGTGGACGTGATGAGCGACGTATTGAAAGAGAAGGCAGCCGAGGGCATTCCGGTCATCTTCTCCTCGCATCAGCTCGACCTGGTGCAGCGGTTGTGCAATCGCGTGGGCATCATCGCCAAGGGCCAGATGCGTGCGCTCGGCACCGTCGACGACCTTCGCGCTCGTGACGGGGTCAGCCTCGAGATCACCGGGCCGCGTGCCGACATCGCCTGGGCCGAAGGCCTTCCGGGCGTGCGGAACGTGGAGTACGGCGAGACGACCCGCCTTCTCATCGACCCGCAGACCGCCGACGATCAGCTGATCCTCTCCACCGCGCTACAACACGGTCCCGTCCACCGCTTCGCGACCTCGACCCCGTCCCTGACCGACCTGTTCCGAGAGGTGGTTTCCGCATGA
- a CDS encoding helix-turn-helix transcriptional regulator — translation MSPIRRGEKLPIYNRIGVLRAERRMSRAELAALVGINVQSVGALERGDNYPSLDLAFRICDVFDLPVEAVFSRREFGAMSAALYHRETSPKSPESPPVHTIHTDDTGGER, via the coding sequence GTGAGTCCAATACGCCGTGGGGAAAAGCTTCCCATCTACAACCGCATCGGCGTCCTTCGCGCCGAGCGTCGGATGTCGCGGGCCGAACTCGCCGCCCTCGTGGGCATCAACGTGCAGTCGGTGGGCGCACTCGAACGCGGTGACAACTATCCCAGCCTCGACCTCGCCTTCCGTATCTGCGACGTCTTCGACCTCCCCGTCGAGGCGGTGTTCAGCCGTCGAGAGTTCGGGGCGATGTCGGCGGCGCTCTACCACCGCGAAACATCCCCGAAGTCACCAGAATCACCACCCGTCCACACCATCCACACCGACGACACCGGAGGTGAACGATGA
- a CDS encoding NAD(P)-binding domain-containing protein — MQIPPTGAQPAPHTDVLIIGGGQAALSAAYFLHRFGLGDRYQMLDHAPGPGGAWQFRWPTLTLATANRVHDLPGWGLVEALGLDCDELPAATAVPDYFGRYEEKFGLTVHRPVHVRAVRREGDGFRAELGGGGSVTSNLIVNATGTWDRPFIPHIPGAADFRGRQLHTHDYTSPEAFEGKRVLVVGAGISAIQLLIEIAREAPGSETFWCSRREPVFNSKPFTPEQGREAVARVERRVRAGLPPTSVVSVTGLALTPAIAAAKRDGILTWRPMFTRITETGVCWDCDGGTGEGLDRARVPDHLDLDVIFWNTGFRSAIDHLAPLRLRAPGGGITMTGRLATVVDADPRIQLLGYGPSASTIGANRAGREAARVAAELLGVSAH, encoded by the coding sequence GTGCAGATCCCCCCGACCGGCGCACAGCCCGCCCCGCATACGGATGTGTTGATCATCGGCGGCGGACAAGCCGCCCTCTCGGCGGCCTACTTCCTCCACCGCTTCGGGCTCGGCGATCGGTACCAGATGCTCGACCACGCCCCCGGGCCCGGCGGCGCCTGGCAGTTCCGGTGGCCGACGCTGACCCTGGCCACCGCCAACCGCGTCCACGACCTACCGGGCTGGGGTCTGGTCGAGGCGCTCGGCCTGGACTGCGACGAGCTACCGGCCGCAACGGCTGTCCCCGACTATTTCGGCCGCTACGAGGAGAAGTTCGGCCTCACCGTCCATCGGCCCGTGCATGTGCGCGCCGTTCGACGTGAGGGCGACGGCTTCCGAGCCGAGCTGGGTGGCGGAGGTTCGGTCACGTCGAATCTGATCGTCAACGCCACCGGCACCTGGGACCGGCCGTTCATCCCGCACATCCCGGGTGCAGCCGACTTCCGCGGCCGACAGCTGCACACACACGACTACACGTCGCCCGAGGCGTTCGAGGGCAAACGCGTCCTCGTCGTCGGTGCGGGCATCTCTGCGATCCAGTTGCTGATCGAGATCGCCCGGGAGGCACCCGGCAGCGAGACGTTCTGGTGCTCGCGGCGCGAACCGGTGTTCAACTCCAAGCCGTTCACCCCGGAACAGGGACGCGAGGCCGTCGCCCGTGTCGAACGGCGTGTGCGCGCCGGGCTGCCCCCCACGTCGGTGGTGTCGGTGACCGGGCTGGCGCTCACCCCGGCGATCGCGGCGGCGAAACGGGACGGGATCCTGACATGGCGCCCGATGTTCACCCGTATCACCGAGACCGGCGTGTGCTGGGACTGCGACGGCGGGACCGGTGAGGGCCTCGATCGCGCGCGCGTACCCGACCACCTGGACCTCGACGTCATCTTCTGGAACACCGGATTCCGCAGCGCCATCGACCATCTCGCCCCGCTTCGGCTGCGCGCGCCGGGTGGCGGGATCACCATGACAGGGCGCCTCGCGACCGTCGTCGACGCCGATCCGCGAATTCAGCTACTCGGCTACGGCCCGTCGGCATCCACGATCGGCGCCAATCGCGCCGGGCGTGAGGCGGCGCGCGTCGCGGCCGAGCTGCTCGGCGTGTCCGCGCACTGA
- a CDS encoding enoyl-CoA hydratase, with translation MIHSTTDRSVVTIELDRVDKRNALNEEMLSGLSGAFDAALGAGARAIVVTGRGPVFSAGADLSGPVYDKGFLDILVGTLRQIETAPVPVIAALNGSAIGAGLQLAMAADLRVMAPDAIAGIPAAKIGVAVDEWTIRRLVSLVGAGQARGMLIGCDPLGADRAHALGFANRIGDLVDAQHWAHTIADLAPLTLQHYKLVLNGDGARDAAPDDRAAAMMRAWESADLQEGRAARAEKRAPRFLGS, from the coding sequence ATGATCCACTCCACCACCGACCGATCGGTCGTCACGATCGAGTTGGACCGGGTAGACAAGCGCAACGCCCTGAACGAGGAGATGCTGTCGGGCTTGTCCGGTGCCTTCGACGCCGCGCTCGGGGCGGGTGCCCGCGCCATCGTCGTGACCGGTCGGGGGCCGGTCTTCAGCGCCGGTGCCGACCTGTCCGGCCCGGTGTACGACAAAGGTTTCCTCGACATCCTCGTCGGCACCCTGCGGCAGATCGAGACCGCGCCGGTACCCGTGATCGCGGCGTTGAACGGGTCGGCGATCGGCGCGGGGCTGCAGCTGGCGATGGCCGCCGATCTCCGCGTGATGGCACCGGACGCCATCGCGGGCATTCCGGCCGCGAAAATCGGTGTCGCCGTGGACGAGTGGACGATCCGGCGGCTGGTGTCACTGGTGGGGGCGGGGCAGGCCCGGGGAATGCTGATCGGGTGCGACCCGCTCGGTGCCGATCGGGCCCACGCGCTGGGCTTCGCGAACCGCATCGGCGATCTCGTCGATGCCCAGCACTGGGCGCACACGATCGCCGACCTCGCCCCGCTGACGCTCCAGCATTACAAGCTCGTCCTCAACGGCGACGGTGCCCGCGATGCGGCGCCCGACGACCGGGCCGCGGCGATGATGCGGGCGTGGGAGAGTGCCGACCTGCAGGAGGGCCGCGCGGCCCGCGCCGAGAAGCGCGCGCCCAGGTTCCTCGGGTCCTGA